Proteins encoded together in one Lathyrus oleraceus cultivar Zhongwan6 chromosome 5, CAAS_Psat_ZW6_1.0, whole genome shotgun sequence window:
- the LOC127079002 gene encoding probable protein arginine N-methyltransferase 1, producing the protein MDTATNNNHLRFQDADEVIKDAAKTSNLDQSMGGCELDDSNDKTSANYYFDSYSHFGIHEEMLKDTVRTKTYQNVIYQNRFLFKNKVVLDVGAATGILSLFCAKAGAEHVYAVECSDMADMAKQIVETKGYSKVITVLKGKIEELELPVPKVDIIISEWMGYCLWFENMLNSVLYARDKWLVDDGVVLPDITTLHFTAMKIKHN; encoded by the coding sequence ATGGACACCGCCACCAACAACAACCATCTTCGATTCCAGGATGCTGATGAAGTTATCAAAGATGCTGCTAAAACCTCCAACCTTGACCAATCCATGGGTGGTTGCGAACTTGATGATTCAAATGACAAAACCAGCGCTAATTACTACTTTGATTCTTACTCTCACTTTGGAATTCATGAAGAAATGTTGAAGGACACTGTTAGAACCAAGACATATCAAAATGTTATTTATCAGAATAGGTTTTTATTCAAGAATAAAGTAGTTCTTGATGTTGGTGCCGCAACTGGGATTTTGTCACTATTCTGTGCCAAAGCAGGTGCAGAACATGTCTATGCCGTTGAATGCTCTGATATGGCTGACATGGCAAAGCAGATAGTCGAAACTAAAGGTTACTCTAAAGTTATAACTGTTTTGAAAGGGAAGATTGAAGAGCTTGAACTTCCTGTTCCTAAAGTTGATATAATCATTTCCGAATGGATGGGATATTGCTTGTGGTTTGAGAATATGTTAAATTCTGTGCTCTATGCACGTGATAAATGGCTTGTGGATGATGGCGTTGTGCTACCTGATATAACAACCCTCCATTTTACTGCAATGAAGATAAAGCATAATTGA
- the LOC127084914 gene encoding probable bifunctional riboflavin biosynthesis protein RIBA 2, chloroplastic, whose protein sequence is MQQIEAAGRGVLVYLRGHEGRGIGLGHKLRAYNLQDDGRDTVEANEDLGLPVDSREYGIGAQILRDLGVQSMKLMTNNLSKYIGLIGYGLTVSGRIPCYDSPQQQQEQKLPLHLSLPPQLL, encoded by the exons ATGCAACAGATTGAGGCAGCCGGTAGAGGTGTACTTGTATATTTACGCGGACATGAAGGTAGGGGTATTGGATTGGGCCACAAGCTCCGTGCTTATAACCTACAGGATGATGGGCGCGATACCGTAGAAGCCAATGAGGATTTGGGATTGCCTGTTGACTCTAGGGAGTATGGCATTGGTGCGCAG ATACTGAGGGATCTAGGTGTTCAATCTATGAAGTTGATGACTAACAATCTATCCAAATATATTGGTCTCATAGGTTATGGTTTAACTGTTTCTGGTAGGATCCCATGCTATGATTCACCGCAGCAGCAGCAAGAGCAGAAGCTTCCTCTGCATTTATCCTTGCCTCCTCAGCTTTTGTAA